One part of the Enterococcus sp. DIV1094 genome encodes these proteins:
- a CDS encoding cell division site-positioning protein MapZ family protein, protein MIKKCPKCGSEEIKDQTKCPKCDFEPQQDELTQLPESDDNQSSDETSEEVYPDSIVNDPIEWSELKDLPLESVMELFDSTDTSNESKDEPTDKKETTHLDEKKADADSVATSEQIEKAQQKKRVAELKEAVNSEEENSILAAYIKAHREDTTEEHAKELLRMIETAAATGEDSVDIRLSEDTSDQVVPEKSQADATKELPVEETTEEETIIEDKAVEDSSTSTVEKVDVTTNIEENDPVSTEEPTEEEISKVESTEAELTDAPQTIESPETTEAVETPAEQPIVEKQEASSASIKNEESPNDRGPKKSKKGLYLTSAAVLLLGAGGWFYYDHQQKVQAEIAAETQRKQDKIADLQSDLSAFYLDDDEQFIRTSMINQDLSKLRASLNEVKDEKGYEELENNFEDIQSKIKQIQTVNEWFTTPVIEDDQLIAEPKLKADQAVQTIDTEDTAFGQLIDKAVAEATDQYQQLQTAKEKTAVVYADGKVKDSATKEQYDSAKAEVAKVKNAELVKELVTQLDKVNETLTKKEEAKKAEEAKKAEEARKAEEAKQAQAQAEAQEQADAAAQQQTESTQTTPATNAANRPIMETRASDVADASNPAWNWAPGVKEQVIATSIARGYIVEGGYRLEKARIENGEGYYNLYATSTKSSLMNGIGESALPFYIVTINCKTGWFGGNGSN, encoded by the coding sequence GTGATTAAGAAATGTCCAAAATGTGGATCAGAAGAAATCAAAGATCAAACGAAATGTCCAAAATGTGACTTTGAACCACAACAAGATGAACTGACACAATTACCTGAATCAGATGATAATCAATCGTCAGATGAAACATCTGAGGAAGTTTATCCAGACAGTATCGTAAATGATCCAATCGAATGGTCAGAACTAAAAGATCTGCCATTGGAGTCTGTCATGGAATTATTTGACTCAACTGACACGAGCAATGAATCTAAGGATGAACCAACAGATAAAAAAGAAACCACCCATCTTGACGAAAAAAAGGCGGATGCAGACAGCGTTGCTACATCTGAGCAAATCGAAAAAGCCCAACAGAAAAAACGGGTGGCTGAACTAAAAGAGGCAGTGAATAGTGAAGAAGAAAATTCCATTTTAGCTGCTTATATCAAAGCACACCGAGAAGATACAACAGAAGAACATGCCAAAGAGCTGCTTCGAATGATCGAAACAGCGGCGGCAACGGGTGAGGATTCAGTCGATATTCGTTTGTCGGAAGACACAAGCGACCAAGTTGTTCCTGAAAAATCTCAAGCGGATGCAACAAAAGAGTTACCAGTAGAAGAAACAACTGAAGAAGAAACAATCATTGAAGATAAAGCGGTCGAAGATTCTTCAACAAGTACAGTAGAAAAAGTAGACGTAACGACAAACATAGAAGAAAATGATCCAGTTTCTACGGAAGAACCGACAGAAGAGGAAATTTCTAAGGTTGAAAGTACAGAAGCTGAGTTAACCGATGCGCCGCAAACGATAGAATCTCCTGAAACAACTGAGGCGGTGGAAACACCCGCTGAACAGCCAATAGTGGAGAAACAAGAAGCAAGTAGTGCATCGATCAAAAACGAAGAATCACCAAATGATCGAGGACCAAAGAAATCTAAAAAAGGTCTATATCTGACAAGTGCGGCAGTACTTTTGCTTGGTGCAGGTGGTTGGTTCTATTATGATCATCAGCAAAAAGTCCAAGCAGAAATCGCGGCAGAAACACAACGAAAACAAGATAAAATAGCTGATTTACAATCAGACTTATCTGCCTTTTATCTAGATGATGATGAACAGTTTATTCGTACAAGTATGATCAATCAAGACTTGTCAAAATTAAGAGCTTCATTGAATGAAGTCAAAGACGAAAAAGGCTATGAAGAGCTGGAAAATAACTTTGAAGACATCCAATCAAAGATCAAACAGATCCAAACTGTCAACGAATGGTTTACGACACCTGTGATCGAAGATGACCAATTGATTGCAGAACCAAAACTAAAAGCTGATCAAGCAGTCCAAACAATCGATACAGAAGATACAGCTTTTGGACAATTGATCGACAAAGCAGTCGCTGAAGCAACAGACCAATACCAACAACTACAAACAGCTAAAGAAAAGACTGCGGTTGTTTATGCAGATGGAAAAGTCAAAGATTCAGCGACGAAAGAGCAGTACGATTCTGCAAAAGCCGAAGTTGCGAAAGTGAAAAATGCAGAGTTAGTCAAAGAACTTGTGACTCAACTAGATAAAGTCAATGAAACATTAACGAAAAAAGAAGAAGCGAAAAAGGCTGAAGAAGCGAAGAAAGCAGAAGAAGCCAGAAAAGCAGAAGAAGCAAAACAAGCGCAAGCACAAGCTGAAGCACAAGAACAAGCCGACGCAGCTGCCCAACAGCAAACGGAGTCAACACAAACGACTCCAGCGACAAACGCAGCAAACCGACCAATCATGGAAACAAGGGCTAGTGACGTGGCAGATGCTTCAAATCCGGCTTGGAATTGGGCGCCTGGAGTCAAAGAACAAGTGATCGCAACTAGCATTGCCCGAGGATATATCGTTGAAGGTGGCTATAGATTAGAGAAAGCTCGCATCGAAAACGGCGAAGGCTACTATAACCTTTATGCGACTTCTACTAAATCATCCTTGATGAATGGCATCGGCGAGAGTGCGTTACCATTTTATATCGTTACGATAAATTGTAAAACTGGCTGGTTTGGCGGCAACGGGAGTAATTAG
- a CDS encoding CvfB family protein encodes MNELLANVFTAMVIDENEKNYFVQKNGQTFRLSKEEGEHTIGEAVEGFGYQNQKQENRFTTVIPKSRIGHYAFGTVTSSRKDLGVFVDIGLPDKDFVVSLDELPTMTELWPKKGDQLMIALRVDAKDRIWGSLAEERIFKSLSKHGSEELKNKNISGTAYRLKLTGTYLLTDDFYIGFIHPSERFREPRLGEKLEGRVVGARPDGVLNISLKPRAHETISDDAQMILTILERSADQQIAFTDKSDPEEILRAFGISKGAFKRALGNLLKQGLIKQEDGVTKLAKKSN; translated from the coding sequence ATGAACGAATTATTAGCAAACGTATTTACCGCAATGGTAATTGACGAAAATGAAAAAAACTATTTTGTCCAAAAAAACGGACAAACTTTCCGATTGAGTAAAGAGGAAGGGGAGCATACGATCGGCGAAGCAGTCGAAGGGTTTGGTTATCAAAACCAAAAACAAGAAAATCGTTTTACAACGGTGATTCCTAAAAGTCGTATCGGACATTATGCCTTTGGAACTGTCACTTCTTCAAGAAAAGATTTAGGTGTCTTTGTTGATATTGGTCTACCAGACAAAGATTTTGTTGTTTCTTTAGACGAATTGCCAACAATGACTGAATTGTGGCCGAAAAAAGGCGATCAATTGATGATTGCTTTACGAGTAGATGCAAAAGACCGCATTTGGGGAAGTCTTGCAGAAGAGAGAATCTTCAAATCACTAAGTAAGCATGGATCGGAAGAACTAAAAAACAAAAATATTTCAGGTACGGCTTATCGTTTAAAACTGACTGGTACGTATTTATTGACGGATGATTTTTATATTGGGTTCATTCATCCTTCCGAACGTTTCCGTGAACCACGTTTAGGTGAGAAACTAGAAGGACGTGTCGTTGGTGCTAGACCGGATGGCGTGTTGAATATTTCGTTGAAACCACGTGCACACGAAACGATCTCTGATGATGCACAAATGATCTTGACGATCTTAGAACGTTCAGCAGATCAACAAATTGCCTTTACGGACAAATCAGACCCAGAAGAAATTCTACGTGCGTTTGGTATTAGTAAAGGTGCGTTTAAGCGAGCTTTAGGTAATTTGTTGAAACAAGGATTGATCAAACAAGAAGATGGTGTGACAAAATTAGCAAAAAAATCTAATTGA
- a CDS encoding Fur family transcriptional regulator translates to MGMNTMSVMKKTKQQLHESGFKLTPQREATLLVLLENEKEHLSAEEVFFLVKKKNSEIGLATVYRTLEILTDLKIIDKVSFNDGVARYDLRKEGAKHFHHHLLCLECGTIEEVEEDLLSEVEQVIEQRYHFFVKDHRLTFHGICQECYNKKKERKTV, encoded by the coding sequence ATGGGCATGAATACAATGTCAGTAATGAAAAAAACAAAGCAACAGCTACATGAATCAGGGTTTAAACTGACCCCACAACGAGAAGCAACTTTGCTTGTCCTCTTAGAGAATGAAAAAGAACATTTGTCAGCAGAAGAAGTTTTCTTTTTAGTTAAAAAGAAAAACTCAGAGATCGGCTTGGCTACGGTTTATCGAACGTTAGAGATTTTGACAGATCTAAAGATCATCGATAAAGTCAGCTTCAATGATGGCGTGGCACGTTATGATCTGCGAAAAGAAGGGGCGAAGCATTTTCATCATCATCTACTATGCTTAGAATGTGGAACGATCGAGGAAGTGGAAGAAGACTTGCTGAGTGAAGTGGAACAAGTCATCGAGCAACGCTATCACTTTTTTGTCAAAGATCATCGTTTGACCTTTCATGGCATTTGCCAAGAATGCTATAATAAGAAAAAAGAAAGAAAGACCGTCTGA
- the xerD gene encoding site-specific tyrosine recombinase XerD, whose product MEEEINEYLRYLSIERGLSFNTRKSYERDLNQYLRYLKEHDITSWQKIDRFIVIQYLETLHEENKASATITRMITSLRKFHQFLRQERYTEQDPMQHIETPKKAQKLPNTLSLKEVERLIETPDITKSLGIRDRAILEVMYATGMRVSELVGLKLGDLHLSLGLVQTLGKGDKERIIPLGDYAIQWLERYLDEVRPLLVKNPSEMHVFLNHHGSGLSRQGIWKNLKQLVREAGIFKEVTPHTLRHSFATHLLENGADLRTVQELLGHADISTTQIYTHITKKRMTDVYKQHFPRA is encoded by the coding sequence ATGGAAGAAGAAATCAATGAATATCTTCGCTATTTAAGTATCGAACGTGGGTTATCGTTCAATACTCGAAAAAGTTACGAACGAGATTTGAATCAATACTTACGCTATTTGAAAGAACACGATATAACGTCTTGGCAAAAGATTGATCGGTTTATCGTCATTCAGTATTTAGAAACGTTGCATGAAGAAAATAAAGCTTCTGCAACGATTACACGTATGATCACAAGTTTAAGAAAATTCCATCAATTTTTGCGACAAGAACGATATACAGAACAAGATCCAATGCAACACATCGAGACACCAAAGAAAGCACAAAAATTACCAAATACGTTATCTCTAAAAGAAGTCGAGCGCTTGATTGAAACCCCTGATATAACAAAAAGTTTAGGGATCAGAGATCGCGCGATTTTAGAAGTTATGTATGCGACTGGGATGCGTGTCAGTGAACTAGTCGGGCTGAAGTTAGGTGACTTACATTTATCTTTAGGACTTGTACAGACTTTAGGAAAAGGAGATAAAGAACGGATCATTCCATTAGGTGATTATGCGATCCAATGGTTAGAACGTTATTTAGATGAAGTCCGACCTTTGTTGGTCAAAAACCCATCCGAAATGCATGTCTTTTTGAATCATCACGGCTCGGGCCTCTCGCGACAAGGAATATGGAAAAATTTAAAACAACTCGTTCGAGAAGCGGGGATTTTCAAAGAAGTTACGCCCCATACGTTAAGACATAGTTTTGCGACCCATTTATTAGAGAACGGGGCAGATTTGCGTACAGTTCAGGAACTTTTAGGCCATGCAGATATTTCAACGACACAAATCTATACACATATCACGAAAAAAAGAATGACAGATGTCTACAAGCAGCATTTCCCAAGGGCATAG
- a CDS encoding GNAT family N-acetyltransferase: MLTHYRKENRKIAMGLLSFHKKLNAESSLLKEIDTYESAEDHELFFYTPEDSTNIQGIIGVQWNEKDQMTIHDISLNPSYRGENIGFQMLNELQEKYPDVLIHPTDITEAYLSRWINEGKSE; the protein is encoded by the coding sequence ATGTTAACACATTATCGTAAAGAAAACCGTAAAATCGCGATGGGACTATTAAGCTTTCATAAGAAGTTGAATGCAGAATCAAGTTTACTAAAAGAGATCGATACGTATGAATCTGCTGAAGATCATGAACTTTTTTTCTATACACCTGAAGATTCCACAAATATCCAAGGAATCATTGGCGTGCAATGGAACGAAAAAGACCAGATGACGATTCATGATATTTCACTGAATCCTTCCTATCGTGGCGAAAATATTGGTTTTCAAATGTTGAATGAATTGCAAGAAAAATACCCAGATGTACTGATCCACCCAACCGATATCACGGAAGCTTATTTAAGCAGATGGATCAATGAAGGAAAGAGTGAATGA
- a CDS encoding segregation/condensation protein A: MNDVTEINIKLDVFEGPLDLLLHLIQDMSIDIYDIPIATITEQYMNYIHTMKTLELAVAGEYLVMAATLMAIKSKTLLPIQEAFNDEEEFWEEDPREELVNQLLEYRKFKYAAEKLTEKAEERSLYFTKEPSAIDELLGQEKPLKRGQVKKIDLFQAMQKILERKKFAQKEEKTIAPDDATIEERMTFIQQRIISLKSGCSFESFFETPSRNEVVTTFLAILELMKNGQIVAQQEKNYESIMLYPAVGDTQHDEIK, translated from the coding sequence GTGAATGATGTGACAGAAATCAATATCAAGTTAGATGTCTTTGAAGGTCCATTAGATCTACTCCTTCATTTGATCCAAGATATGTCGATCGATATTTACGATATCCCGATCGCTACGATCACGGAGCAATATATGAACTATATCCATACGATGAAAACACTTGAGTTAGCTGTCGCAGGAGAATATCTTGTAATGGCAGCGACGCTGATGGCGATCAAAAGTAAAACCTTATTGCCAATCCAAGAAGCGTTTAATGACGAAGAAGAATTTTGGGAAGAAGATCCTCGTGAGGAATTAGTCAATCAGCTGTTAGAATACCGTAAATTCAAGTATGCAGCAGAGAAACTCACAGAAAAAGCAGAAGAACGTAGTCTGTATTTCACCAAAGAACCTTCTGCCATCGATGAATTATTAGGGCAAGAAAAACCATTGAAACGCGGACAAGTGAAAAAAATCGATTTATTTCAGGCGATGCAAAAGATTTTAGAACGAAAGAAATTTGCCCAAAAAGAAGAGAAGACGATTGCGCCCGATGATGCGACGATCGAAGAACGAATGACATTCATCCAACAACGGATCATTTCTTTGAAGAGTGGTTGTTCGTTTGAATCGTTTTTTGAAACACCTTCGCGAAATGAAGTCGTTACGACATTTTTGGCCATTCTAGAGTTGATGAAAAACGGACAGATCGTGGCACAGCAAGAAAAAAATTACGAATCAATCATGCTTTATCCAGCAGTAGGAGATACACAACATGACGAAATTAAGTGA
- the scpB gene encoding SMC-Scp complex subunit ScpB, which produces MTKLSELEAILFIVGEEGTTIEELSALLGHTREETAALVAELAASYEANDNTALHLFETEKQIVLTTKKELAPIVKRYAQGTSNTLSQAAVETLAIIAYKQPITRSEVELIRGVQVSGAIQRLTAHQLIEEKGRVDGPGRPILYGTTNHFLDYFGLRSLTDLPDIQDIERSLEEDAPLDLFFDGVHEGENE; this is translated from the coding sequence ATGACGAAATTAAGTGAACTTGAAGCAATCCTCTTTATAGTAGGAGAAGAAGGAACCACAATCGAAGAATTAAGTGCCTTGTTGGGCCATACACGAGAAGAAACTGCTGCTTTAGTGGCGGAATTAGCAGCTAGTTATGAAGCAAATGACAATACGGCGTTGCATCTTTTTGAAACAGAAAAACAAATCGTGTTAACGACAAAAAAAGAGTTGGCGCCGATCGTCAAAAGATATGCGCAAGGGACATCGAATACTTTATCCCAGGCAGCTGTTGAAACATTAGCAATCATCGCTTATAAACAGCCGATCACGCGAAGCGAGGTCGAGCTGATTCGTGGCGTTCAAGTTTCTGGAGCAATCCAACGCTTGACGGCGCACCAATTGATCGAAGAAAAAGGTCGGGTCGATGGACCTGGTCGACCGATTTTATACGGGACAACGAATCATTTTTTAGATTATTTTGGGCTAAGATCATTAACCGATCTACCTGATATTCAAGATATCGAACGTTCACTGGAAGAAGACGCACCTCTTGATTTATTTTTCGATGGCGTGCATGAAGGAGAAAATGAATGA
- a CDS encoding pseudouridine synthase, with product MERLQKVIAHAGITSRRKAEEYILAGRVKVNGQVVKELGVKVGKHDTVEVDQVPIYQEEYGYYLLYKPKGVISAVADDKGRKVVTDLLPMVKERIYPVGRLDYDTSGILLLTNDGDFAQRLTHPKHEVDKVYVAKVKGIATKSALNPLTKGIKIEGKKTAPAKYAILSVDPHTNHSIVELTIHEGRNHQVKNMLQAVGLPVQKLKREKYGELTLQGLRPGEYRELNKKEISQLLNQSK from the coding sequence ATGGAAAGATTACAAAAAGTAATTGCTCATGCGGGAATCACCTCTCGCCGTAAAGCTGAAGAATATATTTTAGCTGGTCGAGTGAAAGTAAATGGTCAAGTCGTAAAAGAGCTTGGTGTGAAAGTAGGCAAACACGATACAGTGGAAGTAGACCAAGTGCCGATCTATCAAGAAGAATATGGTTATTATTTACTTTATAAACCAAAAGGCGTCATTTCTGCTGTAGCAGACGACAAAGGCCGTAAAGTAGTGACTGATCTTTTACCAATGGTCAAGGAACGCATCTACCCAGTTGGACGACTAGATTATGATACTTCGGGCATTCTTTTACTAACGAATGATGGCGATTTTGCACAACGATTGACCCATCCAAAACATGAAGTCGATAAAGTATATGTTGCCAAAGTCAAAGGGATCGCCACTAAATCAGCGTTGAATCCTTTGACAAAAGGGATCAAGATCGAAGGCAAGAAAACTGCACCTGCAAAGTATGCCATTTTATCTGTTGATCCGCATACCAATCATAGCATCGTAGAATTAACGATCCACGAAGGACGGAACCACCAAGTAAAAAATATGCTGCAAGCCGTTGGTTTACCTGTCCAAAAATTAAAACGTGAAAAATACGGTGAATTGACTTTACAAGGCTTGCGTCCTGGTGAGTATCGTGAGCTGAATAAAAAAGAAATCAGTCAGCTATTGAATCAATCAAAGTAA
- a CDS encoding ECF transporter S component, with protein sequence MKNTRVQKMVAVALFAAIGLVLQLFSFPIMPAFNFLKIDFSDIPVLISMFLFGPFAGIVTAFLRSLLHLITTGFSPANLVGDVASFFSTTVFTLPIYYIFQRNRMKKGKNQILGVIAGTLSLTIFMSIANYFVITPLYLLFFGLSADQMLNTTMANYIAIGIVPFNLIKGFLVSVAFLVLHAKLLPWLSRKQHQLEKRQSMAK encoded by the coding sequence ATGAAGAACACCCGAGTACAAAAAATGGTTGCAGTCGCATTATTTGCTGCAATCGGATTGGTTTTGCAACTTTTTTCATTTCCAATCATGCCAGCGTTTAATTTCTTGAAAATCGATTTTAGTGATATCCCAGTATTGATCAGTATGTTTTTATTTGGACCATTCGCAGGAATCGTTACAGCATTTTTGCGTTCGCTCTTACATTTGATCACGACCGGTTTTAGTCCAGCGAATCTAGTCGGCGACGTAGCTAGTTTCTTTTCAACAACAGTTTTCACTTTACCGATCTACTACATTTTCCAAAGAAACAGAATGAAAAAAGGAAAAAATCAAATTTTGGGAGTAATCGCTGGAACACTTTCATTGACTATTTTCATGAGTATTGCGAACTATTTTGTGATCACACCACTTTATTTACTATTTTTTGGGTTGTCAGCGGATCAAATGTTAAATACAACGATGGCTAATTATATTGCAATCGGTATTGTACCATTCAACCTGATAAAAGGTTTCCTAGTAAGTGTTGCATTCCTAGTCTTACACGCAAAATTACTACCTTGGTTAAGTAGAAAACAACACCAACTAGAAAAACGCCAGAGTATGGCAAAATAA
- a CDS encoding ISL3 family transposase: MENSIKKMLRLTDKYLTIQDVSYETFHQTNTLVIDAVLAPPTSACLTCGSAVRDSKGKTVIVKNGKKMTCIRFDQFNHLPLIMRLKKQRYHCRNCHTHWTAQSYFVRPNHSIAEHVKMKIIALLTEKVSLSFIAKHCQVSIPTVTRILKSLKTYLPKQAKRHLPKVLMVDEFRSHVSSEDKMSFICADGETGQLVDILPTRKLSRLTTYFQTCVNPSDVDYLVTDMNAAYFQLTKKVFPHAKLVIDRFHVIKHMNQAFQDFRVREMKRLIASGNRTMPRKLKSHWRLLTKNRKNINHTEYKTWRSFRAPKYPYLTEAMVLDRLLSASTALKVAYQAFHELADAFRDKDHESFFTLLHQLPETLDKEFRLKLQNLLSYEEGIRHSLIYPYSNGKIEAKNTHIKTLKRVSYGFKSFENMRIRIFLTNQVIHVK, translated from the coding sequence ATGGAAAATTCTATCAAAAAAATGCTCCGATTAACAGATAAATATTTAACCATCCAAGATGTTTCTTACGAAACGTTCCATCAAACCAATACTTTAGTTATTGACGCAGTGTTAGCTCCTCCTACTTCTGCTTGTTTGACTTGTGGCTCTGCCGTGAGAGATTCGAAGGGGAAAACGGTCATTGTCAAAAATGGCAAGAAAATGACCTGCATTCGTTTCGATCAATTCAACCATTTACCGCTAATCATGCGGCTGAAGAAACAACGTTATCACTGTAGAAACTGCCATACCCATTGGACAGCCCAAAGCTATTTTGTTCGGCCAAATCATTCGATTGCCGAGCATGTAAAAATGAAAATCATTGCTTTACTCACCGAAAAGGTCTCCTTATCTTTTATCGCAAAGCATTGCCAGGTGTCTATTCCAACGGTGACGCGTATTTTGAAGTCGTTAAAAACCTATTTACCAAAACAAGCCAAGCGCCACCTGCCCAAAGTATTGATGGTCGATGAATTTCGTTCCCATGTATCCTCAGAAGATAAGATGAGTTTTATTTGTGCCGATGGGGAAACCGGGCAATTAGTTGATATCTTACCCACTCGAAAATTGTCTCGGTTGACCACTTATTTCCAGACATGTGTGAATCCATCTGACGTCGACTATTTAGTTACTGATATGAATGCGGCGTATTTTCAACTAACAAAAAAAGTATTTCCTCATGCCAAACTGGTCATTGATCGTTTTCATGTGATCAAACACATGAATCAAGCGTTCCAAGATTTTCGTGTCCGTGAAATGAAACGCCTGATTGCTTCGGGCAATCGGACAATGCCAAGGAAATTAAAAAGCCATTGGCGCTTACTCACCAAAAATCGGAAGAATATCAACCACACAGAATATAAAACTTGGCGTAGCTTTCGTGCCCCAAAGTATCCTTACCTGACAGAAGCCATGGTGCTTGACCGTTTATTAAGTGCTTCAACTGCCTTGAAAGTCGCCTATCAAGCGTTCCATGAACTAGCGGATGCCTTTCGTGACAAAGACCACGAGTCATTTTTCACTCTCTTGCATCAGTTACCAGAAACATTAGATAAAGAATTTCGGCTAAAACTACAAAATCTTCTGAGCTATGAAGAAGGGATTCGTCATTCTTTGATTTATCCTTACTCTAATGGGAAAATTGAAGCAAAAAACACCCACATCAAAACACTCAAACGAGTGTCTTATGGCTTTAAATCATTTGAGAACATGCGCATCCGAATCTTTTTGACGAATCAAGTCATTCACGTCAAATAA
- a CDS encoding YfcC family protein, giving the protein MEQTTKKKFQMPSAYSVLFIIIAIIAVLTWFIPAGHYSVDEAGRIIAGSYERVPQNPQGLWDIFMAPVNGMLGVPAGELTKETPAAIPISFFILIVGGFLGIINKTGALDAGIASVVKRFKGKEKMLIPVLMLLFALGGSTYGMAEETIPFYALLIPVMMAVGFDTVTAVAIVLVGSQVGCLASTVNPFATGVASQAVGISMGEGIGLRFFMFVVLLAISIIYVYRYASKIEKDPTKSLVYDQRKEDMKHFDIEAINRQEMITKKQKHVNVLFFLTFGIMIISLIPWTTLNENFTIFESLTNWITGLPVVGTVLGKNMLPLGDWYFPEITMLFLVMSIVVAITYGMKESDFVKEFLAGASDLIGVAIVVAVARGIQVVMNNGLITDTILHWGEQGLSSLSSSVFLILTFIFYIPMSFLIPSTSGLAAATMGIMGPMGEFAGVGKDLVITAYQSASGLVNLITPTSAIVMGAIAIARFDISIWWKFTGKLIAILFVAICVILGVAAMF; this is encoded by the coding sequence ATGGAACAAACAACGAAGAAGAAATTTCAAATGCCTTCAGCGTATTCGGTCTTATTCATTATTATTGCCATCATCGCTGTGCTAACATGGTTCATCCCAGCTGGACATTACAGTGTGGATGAAGCAGGAAGAATTATCGCGGGATCTTATGAAAGAGTCCCACAAAATCCACAAGGACTTTGGGATATCTTTATGGCTCCGGTCAACGGAATGTTAGGTGTGCCAGCTGGTGAATTAACAAAAGAAACCCCTGCGGCAATTCCAATTTCATTCTTTATCTTGATTGTCGGTGGCTTCCTAGGAATCATCAATAAAACCGGCGCTTTAGATGCTGGGATCGCAAGTGTTGTCAAACGCTTCAAAGGAAAAGAAAAAATGTTGATCCCTGTTTTGATGCTATTATTCGCTTTAGGTGGATCAACTTATGGAATGGCAGAAGAAACAATTCCATTTTATGCATTATTGATCCCTGTAATGATGGCAGTTGGTTTTGATACTGTTACAGCGGTCGCTATCGTATTAGTTGGTTCTCAAGTCGGCTGTTTGGCATCGACAGTTAACCCATTTGCAACTGGGGTAGCTTCACAAGCAGTTGGTATTTCAATGGGTGAAGGAATCGGTTTACGTTTCTTCATGTTTGTTGTCTTACTAGCAATCTCGATTATTTACGTTTACCGTTATGCTTCGAAAATAGAAAAAGATCCAACCAAATCTTTAGTCTACGACCAACGTAAAGAAGACATGAAACATTTTGATATTGAAGCAATCAACCGTCAAGAAATGATCACGAAGAAACAAAAACATGTAAATGTTTTGTTCTTCCTTACTTTTGGTATCATGATCATTAGTTTGATTCCATGGACAACATTGAACGAAAACTTCACGATTTTTGAATCATTGACAAACTGGATCACTGGTCTGCCAGTAGTTGGTACTGTATTAGGTAAAAACATGTTGCCTTTAGGTGACTGGTACTTCCCTGAAATCACTATGTTATTCTTAGTGATGTCAATCGTTGTAGCGATCACTTACGGTATGAAAGAATCTGATTTTGTTAAAGAATTTTTAGCAGGAGCTTCAGACTTGATCGGTGTAGCGATCGTTGTAGCTGTTGCTCGTGGTATCCAAGTAGTAATGAATAACGGGTTGATCACTGATACGATCCTACATTGGGGAGAACAAGGATTAAGCTCATTGTCATCAAGCGTCTTCTTGATTCTGACATTTATCTTCTACATCCCTATGTCATTCTTGATTCCATCAACTTCAGGCTTAGCAGCTGCGACAATGGGTATCATGGGACCAATGGGAGAATTTGCTGGTGTTGGTAAAGATCTAGTTATCACTGCATATCAATCAGCATCTGGTTTAGTTAACTTGATCACGCCAACTTCTGCTATCGTAATGGGTGCGATCGCGATCGCTCGCTTTGATATCTCAATCTGGTGGAAATTCACTGGAAAACTGATTGCTATTTTATTCGTTGCAATCTGTGTGATCTTGGGCGTAGCAGCAATGTTCTAA